One window of the Salvelinus fontinalis isolate EN_2023a chromosome 2, ASM2944872v1, whole genome shotgun sequence genome contains the following:
- the LOC129867084 gene encoding 5-hydroxytryptamine receptor 3A-like yields the protein MIDLLLDFHSAPLAEQVADKPKRSALNQLTRTLLRKYDCGVRPVQNWTRPTLIHIDLILQSVLDVIWTDEFLVWDPEEFDGITEISLSSDAIWVPDLIISEFVDVGESPAIPYLYVNSSGMVKNNKPIQVVSACDLELYAFPFDKQNCTLTFRSWLHSVNEVNLTLWRSAEEIANDQKSFMDDGEWELLSVPSRYWHLRLDDRDYAHIQFNVLIRRRPLLYVVSLLIPSIFLMVVDIISFYLPPNSGTRITFKTSILLGYTVFRVNLMNEMPATTIRTPLIGVFFAVCMALLVLNLSISIFVVKLLHHNEKEVKEMSVSACLLDKYGSSSQTFLESNFTSVKTLVDVDQCGGYEFDLAPEEDLLSLSELQESAPQLERLLQEVVALRLYLQEGESDDSAQADWVALCCKVDILLFRVYLLILVVYASTLLLLWASWSSA from the exons ATGATTGATTTACTACTTGACTTCCATTCAGCCCCTCTAGCTGAACAGGTAGCAGATAAACCCAAGAGGTCTGCTCTGAACCAGCTCACCAGGACCCTCCTGCGTAAATACGACTGTGGAGTGAGACCTGTTCAGAACTGGACCAGACCCACACTCATCCACATAGACCTCATACTGCAGTCGGTCCTTGATGTG ATCTGGACCGATGAGTTCCTGGTGTGGGACCCCGAGGAGTTTGACGGGATCACTGAGATCTCCCTGTCCTCTGACGCTATATGGGTGCCCGATCTCATCATCAGTGAATT TGTGGATGTAGGGGAGTCCCCTGCCATCCCCTATTTGTATGTCAACTCGTCCGGGATGGTGAAGAACAACAAACCCATCCAGGTGGTGTCTGCATGTGACCTGGAGCTGTACGCCTTCCCCTTCGATAAGCAGAACTGCACTCTGACTTTCCGCAGCTGGCTTCACTCAG TGAATGAGGTGAACCTGACACTGTGGAGGAGTGCGGAGGAGATCGCAAATGATCAGAAGTCGTTTATGGACGATGGCGAGTGGGAGCTGTTGTCTGTACCCTCCCGCTACTGGCATCTCCGCCTGGACGACAGAGACTACGCCCACATCCAGTTCAAC GTGTTGATCCGCCGGCGCCCCCTGCTGTACGTGGTGAGTCTGCTCATCCCCAGCATCTTCCTCATGGTGGTGGACATCATCAGCTTCTATCTGCCGCCCAACAGTGGCACCCGTATCACCTTTAAGACCAGCATCCTCCTGGGCTACACTGTCTTCAGGGTCAACCTGATGAACGAGATGCCTGCCACCACCATCAGAACACCACTCATAG GTGTGTTCTTTGCGGTCTGCATGGCGCTGCTTGTGCTGAATTTATCCATCTCCATCTTTGTGGTGAAGCTCCTCCACCACAACGAGAAGGAGGTCAAGGAGATGTCAGTGTCCGCCTGCCTCCTTGACAAGTACGGCTCGTCCAGCCAGACCTTCCTCGAAAGCAACTTCACCTCTGTCAAAACGCTGGTCGACGTGGATCAGTGTGGGG GCTATGAGTTTGACCTGGCTCCAGAGGAGGACCTACTGTCCCTGAGTGAGCTCCAGGAGAGTGCTCCACAGCTGGAGAGGCTGCTCCAGGAGGTGGTGGCCCTGCGACTTTACCTGCAAGAAGGGGAGAGTGACGATTCGGCCCAGGCCGACTGGGTGGCCCTCTGCTGCAAGGTGGACATCCTTCTTTTCCGAGTCTACCTGCTCATCCTGGTCGTCTACGCCAGCACTCTGCTGCTACTGTGGGCCAGCTGGAGCTCTgcatga
- the htr3a gene encoding 5-hydroxytryptamine receptor 3A, with amino-acid sequence MRVSALWTALVLLLIQGTARACTVKKLSNNTGRFANATLVRLSEYLSAGYKKGVRPVRNWRNCTMVAIDLMVYSILSVDEKNQVLTTYIWYRQEWTDEFLVWNPEDFDDVNQMSIPTANVWVPDILINEFVDVGKSPDIPYVYVTHYGLVRNYKPIQVVTACTLNIYNFPFDVQNCSLTFQSWLHTLNDIDLKLMRSAEELKVDKSVFMNQGEWELLHVLSKYKRFSLDNIDSYAEMKFNVVIRRRPLFYTVNLLLPSIFLMVMDLVGFYLPPDSGERVSFKITLLLGYSVFLIIVSDTLPATAIGTPLIGVYFVVCMALLVISLTETVLIVRLVHKQDLQPHVPQWLKHLVLERATVLLCIRNKHSLCSMLSRDSDHLGHYKENNISPARCNHHHHLHHTCESGRGGGDIMERGLGGLSVVRDNTPPVMDNILQEISSIRGFLEKRDESRDIAKEWLQVGYVLDVLLFRVYLVAMLAYSITLGTLWSVWQYA; translated from the exons ATGAGAGTTTCAGCACTCTGGACAGCGCTGGTCTTGCTTCTGATTCAAGGCACCGCGAGAGCCTGCACAG tcaAGAAACTGAGCAATAATACCGGACGCTTTGCCAATGCCACCTTGGTACGTCTCTCCGAATACTTGAGTGCTGGGTACAAGAAGGGTGTGCGACCCGTGCGTAACTGGCGAAATTGCACAATGGTGGCCATCGACCTTATGGTGTACTCTATCCTCAGTGTG GATGAGAAGAACCAGGTTCTGACAACATATATATGGTACAGGCAG GAATGGACAGACGAATTCTTGGTATGGAACCCAGAGGACTTTGATGATGTGAATCAAATGTCCATACCGACTGCGAATGTGTGGGTGCCTGACATACTAATCAACGAGTT TGTGGATGTGGGGAAGTCTCCGGACATTCCCTATGTGTACGTGACCCATTATGGACTAGTGCGCAACTACAAGCCTATCCAGGTGGTGACCGCCTGCACTCTCAACATCTACAACTTCCCCTTCGACGTCCAGAACTGCAGCCTGACCTTTCAGAGCTGGCTCCATACCC TTAATGACATTGATCTCAAACTGATGAGGAGCGCAGAGGAACTCAAGGTGGACAAGAGTGTCTTCATGAACCAGGGGGAGTGGGAGCTGCTACATGTCCTGTCTAAATACAAGCGCTTCAGTCTGGACAACATTGACTCCTATGCAGAGATGAAGTTCAAT GTGGTGATCCGACGCAGACCTCTGTTCTACACTGTGAACCTGCTGCTGCCCAGCATCTTCCTGATGGTGATGGACCTGGTGGGCTTCTATCTCCCTCCGGACAGTGGAGAGCGGGTGTCCTTCAAGATCACCCTGCTTCTGGGCTACTCCGTCTTCCTCATCATCGTCTCTGACACGCTGCCCGCCACCGCCATCGGGACGCCGCTCATAG gTGTATACTTTGTAGTGTGCATGGCCCTGTTGGTGATCAGCCTGACAGAGACAGTGTTGATAGTGCGACTGGTGCATAAGCAGGACCTGCAGCCCCACGTACCCCAGTGGCTCAAACACTTGGTACTGGAGCGGGCCACAGTCCTCCTCTGCATCCGCAACAAACACAGCCTGTGCTCCATGCTGTCCAGGGACTCCGACCATCTGGGCCACTACAAAGAGAACAACATCAGCCCAG CTCGatgcaaccaccaccaccaccttcaccACACCTGCGAGAGCGGCCGTGGTGGCGGGGACATCATGGAGCGGGGTCTGGGGGGCCTGTCTGTGGTGCGTGACAACACGCCGCCCGTCATGGACAACATCCTGCAGGAAATCTCATCTATCCGCGGCTTCCTGGAGAAGAGGGACGAGTCCCGGGACATCGCCAAGGAGTGGCTGCAGGTGGGCTACGTGCTGGACGTGCTGCTCTTCAGGGTCTACCTGGTGGCCATGCTGGCCTACAGCATCACCCTGGGGACCCTCTGGTCCGTGTGGCAGTATGCCTGA